AGGTATCCACAGCTCCACAGGCACTGGCATCTCCACAGAGAGGAGCTCTGTATTCTCCTGGGGCTACGATGTAAGTCTACTCCTGAGAAAATGATCATAACGTGATGTGATGATGCCAGCCTGGTGCTGTCTGACACAAGAGAATCATTcaagcgtgcacacacacagggcatTGTTTTTCCTCTGGCATTTTTCCATCCTTTCTGTTATTCtgttacaaagacaaaaagccTCCTTGAATAGATTGTCATGCAAttttaatgtcagattttgGTTTACTGTCATGCATTTTATCTGAACTTTTATGCCTCTTTACAAACATGAATTACCATTTGGCAAACCGGAGGAAAACAACATACAGCCAGTAACTGTATAGAGTGTTAAATGCTTTGTACATGCTACTTCTTTCTTTGTGTATGTGAAGCCTGATTCCACTGGTTTGTTATTATGCTGTACTTTCTAGCCTCAGCTGGTTCTACAAAACTTTTCCAGGACTCAATGATTTATTTAGTTTGCTGTCCTCAAGCTgcttccaagaaaaaaaaagaaaaacctcagTTACACAAAGTAACTCAGTCCTAACTCATCGtgatctttttctctttctccttatTTTGTTATAGCACATGAACAATCCAGTTTGaccacaaatacatacacacatcccAAGCGGCCACAGGAGCTAGTTATTATGCATGTTGAAGCTTGCTGTGAGATACACAAAGAATGGCGATGTGCCGCCAATAACTGATGAACAGACCGAAAAGCAGCAGCTTTCAATCATAGTGCTGGTGTATGAGAACAGAGGAATAACGAGCCTTCAttcctgtgtgtctgtctctcgGTTTTTCTGTCCCATAGGAGTTCGACAAGGCAGCGTCACGGCAGGTACAGCAAATGTTTGAGGAGATCGACAAAGAGCTGTATGAGGGGAAAGGCAGCGGGGGAGGGATACTCCAGGGACTGCAGGATGAATGTCAGCAGTGGGCCACACGGTTCCCACATCTTCGGTATGTTATCCACCCCTTCCTACCAACAGCCTGACCTTTTAGAGCTGAGTGAAACAGTGCAGCAGTGGGATCAAAGATTAAAGTTGAATGTGGAGacaaacctgaaaaaaaacaaaacattccaTTCTTGCGTGTCACTCAGCATCCTGGGGACTCAGCTGGTCTGTCCCAGTGATGAGGGCTTCCAGTGGTATGCTACCTCAGGGAAGGGCAGCTCGACCAGCAGCCCATCAGCAGGCAAAGAGAGCAGTGTGAAGTCCCAGGAGAAAGACCAGGGCTGCACGGAGTAAGTCTTTACTTCACTGACTCACTGGTTGACTGACTGCTAGAAGGGCACATAAGGTCAAAGTTCACATGTTAGGTAAATTTAccttaattttttaaaactagaTCAATAAGAAACATTATTTGACTGTTATGAAACTCAGTTAAGGAAAAAACTAAGCAGAATACATTTCTGTGGTAATGTCAAATCATTCTCAGTTATACTGATTTTAAATACAGAACATGTATAATTCAGTTTATTGGACCTGCATTGCACCTTGGGTCAAGTTTCATGAGAGCTGCTGATATTAGTAAACTGTCTAACAGGAAATAAACCTGGAGCCATTGAATGTTTgcaagaaaatgtgaattataGCTATAGCGCTTCATTAGTTCATGAAATTCACAAGAAATAGCTGGGTGTCCAGATGACTGCTGTTAGAGCATCAATTATAGAGGAAGCCTGGCTGACTGAGGTTTTGTGACCCAGATACTCTGGGCTTGTTAGCCAAAGTCAGTGATGTGGGATATCTGTGATAACTGTTTGGCACTAGGCAGTGCCACTGTCTGGCTAGTTCTACTCAGAAATGAGTTGACATAATGGAACATAAAATACGACAAAACAATATGTGCAAGCATGTTTGTGGCAGgattttcttcctgtttttcacCCTGGGGTAGTCAGCTTGGTTTGAGTTCACATTATAGAAAACATACAGCATGTGTGGACTTGtgtcagtgacttgtgtgtCCTTGTCTTGTGGTAAAGGTTGAATGTGCAAGGCAGGAGAGCGGCGCTGATCAAGTCCTCGTCACCAGAGTTGGATGGGCCTCCTGGCACCTCCAGTGGCTCCAGCAGTCATGACAAGCCGAGAATGATTGAAGTAGAAGGTCAGATGGAGGAATACCTGGCTTTTGATAGCAGGGACCTGTGAGTTACTTACTTTTCTCATGCTATGATATTCCTCTTATTCCAGAAACAAAATCTGAACCTCAGctactgtctgtgtgttgttccGTTTGGTTAAAATGATTTGCTATATCTGTCCGTCTTGCACAGGGAAGATGAGTGGGAGCAAGATTGTTCAGAATCAGGTCGGAGGCATCACTGCATGCCCCCTGTCTCGCCATACCGTTGTCGCCGTCAGGCTGTCCTTGACCTGTTGTTCGATGACGTGTGGCGGCAGCTGGTTGGCTGGATGAAAGAGCTGGTCCAACGCCATTGGGAATGCTGCACTTCAAGTAGGGCTAATTTGCATTTATTCAACTTCAATTACATTAACAAATGTCTATTCTTATGTATTGCACAATATTTGGAAGTAATTGTACGCATGTGATCGGCAGATGATGAAAAGATTTCTGGGAATTTGAGCCCCGTGCAGCAAGACTCCCAGAATCCCTTCATGCTGTTCTCCACACTCCCTACCATGCTGCCCAAACTTGGCCAGAGCAGGGTGCCCCCGCTCACAGCTGGCCTACAGTTCCAGGTCAGTGGTCTGAGAGGGAATGAGAGGCAGCAGGGTGCATCTGGGGGAGCAGATTGGGAGCCTCATTTCACTTTCATCGCTGTCAGCACTTCAGTTTCAGCAGCTGTGTCAtaattcatcattcatttcaggaaaattgtaacatttcacatagagttttcttttttctttttcagtagTCATTATTGCAATATAcctatgaaaagaaaaaaatattaatataatgatCTAAGTTGGCAAGTAGAGTGTTTTATAAATACAATAGCTGCAGATCAACAAAAAAAGTCACCGTCTTCAGCTGGAATCCATCCTgcttttaaacctttttttagtAGAAGACGTTTTACGCCTGAGAAGAGTCTTAATTATTTGCTCAGCGTCCATAACTGTGAAGTCTTTGCACACTTAAGAGTCACTCATCTCTGTTCCACAGTCCACACTTGATTGTCACCTGTTTTTCACTCCTGCCTGTTGCTCTTTCAGTCTTTCAATGCTTCCAGTTCATTAACTTGTAtcactgttttctttccttccctctttaCTCTCTGCCCTTCACCTTGCCaatgtgttttgtctattttccttttttctttccttctttcattaatttttctttctgtcttcattcCTCCCTTTTCTGTtcttccttcccttcctctATATCCACTATCTTCCTTTGGTCAtgccttttttccccttaaaGAACACAAAGTCAAGGGGCTCAAAGCACAAGTCCAGACGGAAATCCAAAAAGCAGAAAAGGCCGTCCACTGTATGTAACTCCCTCACTTAGAGCCAAAATGGTGGCGTGTCATGTGCACGCTGTCCGTAGCGGCTCATTATCTTTATCTCTAGAATAAATGTGCTTGTGCCTGTTGATTAACACGAAAGCATCAACACcgttttgctttttaattaacAGCAACTTCTTTTCAACATGAACTACTTTCTTTagattcttcttttctttcacgAGAATGTCGGAATGCTTTGTTTTACTAGTTATTGATTTTGTTGAATTTTAAGTGTTGTGAATGTTATTTCTGGTCGGTGGTATAGCAGATATGGGGTCCAGCTGATGTCACTGCATGATAAATAACAGTTTCTTTgagaatatactgtattgtaaatactgtatgaaaataactaaccattaggccactgtcataaaataaatcatttgtaTCTAACCTGCCTTTCCTCCAATATATGTCTCCTCTCTTACCTCTCTGTCCTTGACCCTTTAACCTCCCCCCTCCCCGTCTTccttctgtttatttcacacCATTCCCCAGGCTGGACGGGTCCCAGTAGGAGCAGCAGCGACCCAGCACAACCTGAACGACCTCATCATGATCCACAGCATCCCCCTACAGCAGAGAAACCTGGGTGTTCTGGATAGAAACCAGTATGGACACATTTTACTCTTCTAACCAATGAGCATTGTGCTAAAAGTAGAGAAATAAGAgcaaaatcacacaaagatacaaCTACCACACGTTTGTACATTCCTAATATGtgattttaatctttaatgtcttttatgtCTTGTAGatcttgtttttacattcatttaaaaaaaacatgtttctgtccCTGGTCCTAACACCTTATTTAGCAGAGTAGTTGGCCAGTTGGCAGCAGGTAGAAATGCGTCATTCATCGATTGTGTTCCACCTTCTCGTTCCCGTGCAGGGAGCCAGAAGAGCGGGCGTCCCACAGACCAGGCTCCAGCGTGGTCCCCTCCAGCAAACCTCGCCCTCGCCGAGCCCTGGAGCAGAGCTCTTCATCACTGTCCCGACCGGCTCAGTCAGCTCGACGCAGAAACCCTCCTCCCCGAACCCTCCTGCCACTGGTTCCCGGCCTGAGTCAGTCCAGCGCAGCGGTATCCATGGATGAGGTCATCCGGGGGACGCGTCTGTGAGTTTTGGCATCATGGGAACCCCCAACCCCACCCAAACTCCTATCTTGCTTTTTACTCTCTCATTCTCCACTGCGGTCTCTGAAGTTGTGCAGAAGCAGAGGGAGATTACTTTGAAAGCAGACTCCCTTTTAACTTGTGCCTTATGGCTCTGCGAGAGTAGAATAATGGGGTTGGGAGGTGATAGAAGTTTCATGTGTGAAACCAACTTAATAGATGAACTTGTCATGAACTGCGGGTAAAAAAGTGATGGGGTAAAGCATGTTTTCCCTTCATAGGGTATGTCAGTTCTTCTGCAAAATTCAGTGACTACGGTGTCTTAACATCTAATGGTAGAATCAGTGACcatgtgtttatgttcataTCCACTGCACAAAGTCACTGCACCCTACAAAAAAATAGTTCTGCACACAACTGCCCGTAAAACTACAACATGCGTTTTTACACTTTAGTTTTGTATGGATCAAACACACAATATAACGTGTTGTCGTTGGacggagccaggctagctgtttccccctgcctccagtttttatgctaagctaagctaactgtctcctggctgtagcttcatatttaatggacagatatgagattaagtatcaatcttctcatctaactcagcaagaaagtgaataagtgcatttcccaaaatgtcaccCGATTCCTTTAATATCACAGTGCTGTCACTGTGTGGGGAGATAACTCAACCTTTGAT
This genomic stretch from Thunnus albacares chromosome 14, fThuAlb1.1, whole genome shotgun sequence harbors:
- the fam149b1 gene encoding protein FAM149B1 isoform X2, producing the protein MISRYNRRPVSHKLEIRGLSRSSLDHHPLPEEADDTQTPHRYLHDLQEAVSIHNSSETSAASGHSDCPTVISVDSNQSWSGIHSSTGTGISTERSSVFSWGYDEFDKAASRQVQQMFEEIDKELYEGKGSGGGILQGLQDECQQWATRFPHLRILGTQLVCPSDEGFQWYATSGKGSSTSSPSAGKESSVKSQEKDQGCTELNVQGRRAALIKSSSPELDGPPGTSSGSSSHDKPRMIEVEGQMEEYLAFDSRDLEDEWEQDCSESGRRHHCMPPVSPYRCRRQAVLDLLFDDVWRQLVGWMKELVQRHWECCTSNDEKISGNLSPVQQDSQNPFMLFSTLPTMLPKLGQSRVPPLTAGLQFQAGRVPVGAAATQHNLNDLIMIHSIPLQQRNLGVLDRNQEPEERASHRPGSSVVPSSKPRPRRALEQSSSSLSRPAQSARRRNPPPRTLLPLVPGLSQSSAAVSMDEVIRGTRLATASDRLTSPLLPLSRNTLLPPISTGDPESSHSGQQSKPAQRQKGPSSRAHSAINDEAGSSIPRDRHHVLDVFSRPNTTHTYRSDTPYRRSFTVLDNIGQGRPGRASVGTDSLGIGVTGISLGISSSSFLDSFSHHPLGHSPIKDEEEPDPQAPVAAPLVPVSGVPPRSYTRGGISSRAGRPGL
- the fam149b1 gene encoding protein FAM149B1 isoform X1 — protein: MISRYNRRPVSHKLEIRGLSRSSLDHHPLPEEADDTQTPHRYLHDLQEAVSIHNSSETSAASGHSDCPTVISVDSNQSWSGIHSSTGTGISTERSSVFSWGYDEFDKAASRQVQQMFEEIDKELYEGKGSGGGILQGLQDECQQWATRFPHLRILGTQLVCPSDEGFQWYATSGKGSSTSSPSAGKESSVKSQEKDQGCTELNVQGRRAALIKSSSPELDGPPGTSSGSSSHDKPRMIEVEGQMEEYLAFDSRDLEDEWEQDCSESGRRHHCMPPVSPYRCRRQAVLDLLFDDVWRQLVGWMKELVQRHWECCTSNDEKISGNLSPVQQDSQNPFMLFSTLPTMLPKLGQSRVPPLTAGLQFQNTKSRGSKHKSRRKSKKQKRPSTAGRVPVGAAATQHNLNDLIMIHSIPLQQRNLGVLDRNQEPEERASHRPGSSVVPSSKPRPRRALEQSSSSLSRPAQSARRRNPPPRTLLPLVPGLSQSSAAVSMDEVIRGTRLATASDRLTSPLLPLSRNTLLPPISTGDPESSHSGQQSKPAQRQKGPSSRAHSAINDEAGSSIPRDRHHVLDVFSRPNTTHTYRSDTPYRRSFTVLDNIGQGRPGRASVGTDSLGIGVTGISLGISSSSFLDSFSHHPLGHSPIKDEEEPDPQAPVAAPLVPVSGVPPRSYTRGGISSRAGRPGL